The genome window CCTCCATGGCCTGGGCCTGGGCAGGGCTCAGGTGCTTGACCTCGTCGGGGATGCGCAGCATGCGCGTGTGGCAGGGCCGGACAGGCCGCGCGGCCTTGGCGCACGCGCCCTTTTCGCCGTCCGGTCCGCAGTCCCGGGCCTTGCGCTGCATGATCTCCTCGATGCGCGCGGCGAGCCCGGTCAGCGTCTCGGCGTCAAGTCTGTCCAGGGTGTCCATCACGTCGCTCATGCCGGATGCTCTCGTCATTCGCTCTTGTCGTTCGTTCATGCCGTCGCTCGTGCCGGGCGCCCGTGCCGTTCGCTTCGGGCATCTTCCCGGCCCGCGTCCGGGCCTTTCGGGGACGCTCCTGTCAGCCTCGCTGACCGGCTGTCCCGCGCGGGTCCGGCCCATCGTGAGCGCATCATAGGGCGGGTGCGCACCGAATCGTCAATACGGTCACGTTGAACAATGTTTTCGTGACGCCGTTGCACCGCCCCCGAGCGGTTGCTATCCCCGAGTCTCGCGCGGTCCCATGCGACCAGGGCGCGGGCTTCGGGCGCAGGGGCGGGGCGCAGCTTCGGGGCCCGCCTGGAAGCGCCGCGGCCCGCGCCGGACATTCATTCAGGGAGGCCCCATGACTGTTGTGGACAAGACGAGCGCCATCACCTTCCGGCCCATAGGACACGTCCGTTCGCCCTTTTCCGAGCCCGAGGGCATGCCCATCCAGCCCGTGGGCGCCCGCGGCGTGGAGGGGGCCATCGAGGTCCTGCCCGAGTTCGCCGAGGGGCTGGCGGACCTGGAGGGCTTCTCGCACATCTTCCTTTTGTACCATTTCCACCGCTCGGAAGGTTTCCGCCTGACCATCCGCCCCTTCCTGGACAAGACCCCGCACGGCGTCTTCGCCACGCGCGCGCCCAAAAGGCCCAACCAGATCGGCCTTTCCGTGCTGGAGATCGCGGGCGTGGAAGGGAACCTCGTGCGCGTGCGCAACATCGACATCCTGGACGGCACGCCGGTCATCGACATCAAGCCCTACGTGCCCCGCTTCGACGTCTGGCCCGCGGAGCGCATCGGCTGGTTCGCGGGCAAGGCCGAGAACGCCTCCGGATTCAAGAGCGACGGAACCTACACCGTGGAACAGAAGGACTGACCATGCGCACCCGGACCCGAACCCGCGTCCTCCCGTCCCCCGTCCTTTCCCGCCTCCTCTTCCTCCTGCTCGCCGCGCTCTGCCTGGCCCTGCCGGGACAGGCGCGGGCCGCCGGCCCGTCCGTGGACCTCCGCGTCTCCTGCGCCGCCAGCCTGACCAGGCCCATGCGCGCCGTGTGCGACGCCTTCGCCAAGGCCCACCCGGGCGTGGACGTGGTCCTGAACCTGGGCTCGCAGGGCGCGCTGCTGCACCAGATCGAGATGGGAGCCCCGGCCGACGTGCTGCTGACCGCGGACGCCATGACCATGGACCAGGCCGCGCAAAAGAAGCTCGTCGTGGAGAAGACGCGCCGCGTGGTGGCCGAGAACGCCCTCTACCTCTTCGTGCGCACGGACGGCCCGGCCTGCCCGAAGGACCTCTCCAGCCTCGCGGACCCGGCCTTCGTGCACGTGGGACTGGGCGAGCCGAGGACCACGGCCATCGGCGCCTTCGTCCGGAAGAAGCTCGAGGCGGAAGGGCTGTGGAAGAAGCTCGAGCCCAAGATGGCGCTCGGCGAGACCATCAAGCAGATCACGCAGTACCTCGCGCGCGGCGAGACCGAGGCGGGCTTCCTCTTCGCCACCGAGGCCCCGGCGCTGGGCGACGCGGCCCGGGCCTGCCTGCGCGTGGACAAGCCCGGCGACTTCGTCTACCCGGCCGCGCGGCTTTCCGGCGCCGCCGACCCGGCCCTGGCCGACGCCTTCCTCGCCTTCCTCTCCGGGCCGGAAGGCCGCGCGATCCTGAAGAAGCAGGGGCTCGTGCTGCCCTAGTACTAGTGTGACGTCCGCCAAATACGCAAAGCCGCATTTTGCGGAGGACCGCTGCACCGAAAAACGTGGTTTTCGGCTTGCTCACGCCGCCGCAGGCGGCGGAACCGTGCATTCGCCCGGTTCACGTGTCGCGTGCCACTGCTGCGCAACATATCGATTTTTTTCATGGACGCGACACGAGCCTGACCTCCCGGCGCGGGGAAGGGCGGCCGCGGCCCCCGAATCCGGGCCGCCCCTTGCCGGGAGCCGCCGAGCCCTGTACATCCAGGGTCCATGAAGAAGAAGCCAGCCACCACGAGCGTTTCCGGCCCCGCCGCAGCCAGCCCCGCCGCTTCCGCTTCCGCGGCACCCGGGCATCCCGGCGCCGCCCTTCCGGGCCCCCGCCTCACGCGGCGCGACCTCATCCGCTTCGAGCACACCGTGCGCGACGCCCTGGCCGCCTTCTTCTCCTTCCAGGGCTCCTCGCTCTACTTCCCGGACGCGGCCAAGCCGCTGGGGCCGGACATGCCCGGCGCGGACGGCGCGCCGCTGCACCTTGCGCGCGAACGCCGCCTGCTCCTGCCGCTCGTGCAGGAGGGCGCCGTGCTCGGCGTCTTCGTGGCCAAGGGCGTGCGCCTGGCCGCGCCCAAGGGCACCCTGGCCGCGCTGCCCGCCGCCGCGGCCCTGGTCCTCGAGAACCTCTCCCTGCGCAAGGCGCGCGACCTGGACCCGCTCACGGGCCTGGCCAGCGCCCACGCCTTCGCCGAGGCCCTGGCGCGCGAGATCGGGGCCGCCCAGAACTGCCTGCTGCCCTCGGCTTCCGGCTGCGTGGACCCGGGCCTCACGGCCTCCAACGGCCGCCTCGGCGTCGTGCTCCTGGACCTGGACCACTAC of Desulfovibrio sp. X2 contains these proteins:
- the tsaA gene encoding tRNA (N6-threonylcarbamoyladenosine(37)-N6)-methyltransferase TrmO — encoded protein: MTVVDKTSAITFRPIGHVRSPFSEPEGMPIQPVGARGVEGAIEVLPEFAEGLADLEGFSHIFLLYHFHRSEGFRLTIRPFLDKTPHGVFATRAPKRPNQIGLSVLEIAGVEGNLVRVRNIDILDGTPVIDIKPYVPRFDVWPAERIGWFAGKAENASGFKSDGTYTVEQKD
- the modA gene encoding molybdate ABC transporter substrate-binding protein, with product MRTRTRTRVLPSPVLSRLLFLLLAALCLALPGQARAAGPSVDLRVSCAASLTRPMRAVCDAFAKAHPGVDVVLNLGSQGALLHQIEMGAPADVLLTADAMTMDQAAQKKLVVEKTRRVVAENALYLFVRTDGPACPKDLSSLADPAFVHVGLGEPRTTAIGAFVRKKLEAEGLWKKLEPKMALGETIKQITQYLARGETEAGFLFATEAPALGDAARACLRVDKPGDFVYPAARLSGAADPALADAFLAFLSGPEGRAILKKQGLVLP